The following nucleotide sequence is from Gymnodinialimonas phycosphaerae.
GCCGAAAGAATGGACGACGGGAATGCCCGCCGCGCGGTAGGCCTCGGCGAAGCTGGGTGGCAAGGTGGAAGAGGCGATGATGGCGCCGTCCACGGAGTATTGGCGCATCATGCTGACGGAGTTGAGGGGGTCTGTTTCATCTGAGAGGTTGACCAGAAGCGGGCGCAGGCCGCGGTCTTGCAGGCCCCGCGTGAAGCGATCAAAAACCTCTAGAAACAGCGGGTTATGGAAGTTGTTGGAGACAAGGCCGATCAGTTTCGTGCGCCCCGTTGTCAGCGACGAGGCCAGCGCATTGGGCGAATACCCCAACTCGTTGGCGGCCCGTTCGACCTTGGCGCGGGTCTTGGGCGAGACCGAGGCCCCTTCTGTGAAGGCGCGCGATACCGCAGAGGTCGAGACACCGGCCCGCGTCGCTACATCCTTCAGGGTCACCGCCATTTGATCCGTTTCTCCTTGCTGCGCTGTCGTACATCGCCTGCGAAACAAGGGCCATCCTGATGTGCTCTGATAAATTTTGCAACCGGTTGCAAAAATGTCGAATCGCGGCTACGGTTTTCGCAAGGCGGGCATGACATGCGTCTTTCGACCCGCCCCCGGCCTGTTAAGGGCAAGACCTTTTGGGAGGAAACTATGAACGCATTAATCAAAACCATGGCTGTGACCGCCGTTTCCGCCGTGGCCCTGATGGGCGCCACGGCCGTACATGCGGAAGGCGAACGCTACGTGCTGGTCAGCCATGCGCCCGACAGCGACAGCTGGTGGAACACGATCCGCAACGCTCTGGCTCTGGCCGGCGAGCAGATGAACGTGGAAGTGGAATACCGCAACCCGCCCACTGGCGACATCGCAGACATGGCGCGTCTGATCGAGCAGGCGGCGGCCTCTGGCCCCGACGGCATCATCACCACGCTGGCCGATCCGACCGTTCTGTCCGACAGCATTCAGGCGGCGGTTGATGCGGGCATCGACGTGATCATCATGAACTCCGGCACGCCGGAGCAGGCGCGCGAAGTGGGCGCCCTGATGTACGTGGGTCAGCCCGAGTATGACGCGGGCTTTGCCGCCGGTCAGCGCGCGGCCGGTGACGGCGTCACTAGCTTCCTCTGCGTGAACCACGTGATCTCCAACCCCGTCGTGGCCGAGCGCTGCAACGGCTTCGCGGACGGTCTGGGTGTGGATCTGGGCGACAGCATGATCGATGCGGGCCAGGACCCGGCCGAGATCCAGAACCGGGTCATCGCCTACCTGACGGCCAACCCTGAGACGGACGGCATCCTGACGCTTGGGCCGACCAGCGCGGACCCGACGATCCTGGCGCTGGAAGAGATGGGCCTTGCGGGCGACATCTACTTCGGCACCTTCGATTTGGGTGAAAACATCGTCCAGGGCATTCGCGACGGCGTGATCGAGTGGGGAATCGACCAGCAGCCCTTCCTGCAGGCCTACCTGCCGGTCGTCGTCCTGACCAACTATCACCGCTACGGCGTTCTGCCCGGCAACAACATCAACTCGGGCCCCGGTTTCATCACCGCAGACGGCTTGGAGATGGTGGAAGCGCTGGCGGGCGAGTACCGCTAACCGATTGATCCATAATTGATCTTTCAGGGCAGGCGGCGGAGACGCTGCCTGCCCTTTTTCCATCCAGCACCACGCATGTATGACCGGGGAGACAGGCGAATGAGTGATACGGAACCAGTGGCCGCAGGCGGCCCCGATGACGAGCGCATCAAGGACCAGGGCGGCTTTCGCAAATGGCTGATCCGGCCGGAACTGGGCGGGATCGTGGGCATCATCGCCGTCTTCGCCTTCTTCGGCGTGCTGGCGGGCGATAGCGGTATGTTCAATGCGCAGGGTATCCTGAACTGGAGCCAGGTCAGCGCGCAGTTCATGATCATTGCCGTGGGTGCCTGCATGTTGATGGTCGCAGGCGAATTTGACCTGAGCGTCGGCTCGATGATCGGTTTCGCGGGCATCTCCATTGCCATGTTCGGGGTGGTCTGGGGCCTGCCGATGTGGGTGGCGATCCTGATCACCTTCGCGATCTGTATCGCGATCGGGGCGATCAACGGGTTGATCGTGGTGCGCACCGGCCTGCCGAGTTTCATCGTCACGCTGGCGTTCCTGTTCATCCTGCGCGGCTTCACCATCTTCATCCCACAAACTGTGGAATCCCGCACGATCATCGGCGGCATCGAAGAGGCAGCCCAAGGCGACTGGTTGGCCTCCATCTTCTACGTCGACATCATGCAGTGGCTCTTCATCTGGCTGGCCGATATCGGCCTTGTGGACACCTTCCAGCGTGGCACCCGCGAGGGGGAGCCCGTGGTGACAGGCATTCCGATGCTGATCGTCTGGGCCATCGTGCTGGTGATTATCGGCCACACAATCCTGACGCGCACCCGCTTCGGCAACTGGATTTTCGCCGCTGGCGGCGATGCGCAGGCGGCCCGCTATGTGGGCGTGCCGGTAGATCGGGTGAAGATCCTGATGTTCATGATGACGGCGTTCTGTTCGACCGTTTTCGCTTGCTGCCAAGTGTTCGAATTCGGCACTGCCGCGGCGGACCGGGGCATCCTGAAGGAATTCGAGGCGATCATCGCGGTCGTCATCGGCGGCGCATTGTTGACGGGGGGCTATGGCTCTGTCGTGGGCGCGGCGCTGGGGGCGGTCATCTTCGGTGTTGTTCAGCAGGGCCTGTTCTTTGCCGGGGTCGAGAATTCGCTGTTCCGGGTGTTCCTGGGAATGATCCTGCTGTTCGCGGTGATCCTGAACACCTACGTCCGCCGCATCATCACGGGAGAGCGCTGATGACTACGTTCCATCACGAGGCCGAGATGAGCGCTGAGCCCATCGTCAAAATGGTCGATATCGAGAAGCATTTCGGCCCGGTGATCGCGCTGAGCGGCGTAAGCTTTGACGTGAAAGCGGGGGAATGCCACTGCCTTCTGGGCGACAACGGTGCGGGTAAATCGACGTTCATCAAGACGATGTCGGGGGTGCACAAACCCACGGCGGGCCAGATCCTGTTCGAGGGGCAGGAGATGAACTTCAACTCTCCTCGTGACAGCATGGAAGCGGGGATTGCCACGGTGTACCAGGATCTGGCGATGATCCCGCTGATGAGTGTGACGCGCAACTTCTGGATGGGCCGGGAGCCGGTGAAGCGCTTTGGCATGATCGATTTCGACAGGGCCAATTCGACGACCATGTCCGAGATGAAGAAGATGGGGATCAACCTGCGCTCGCCGGATCAGGCCGTGGGCACCCTTTCGGGCGGAGAGCGGCAGACGGTCGCCATTGCCCGCGCCGTCTATTTCGGCGCCAAGGTGCTGATCCTGGACGAGCCGACATCGGCGCTGGGTGTGCGCCAGACGGCGAACGTTCTGGCGACGGTGGACAGGGTTCGCAAGGCAGGCATCGGGGTCGTGTTCATCACCCACAACGTGCGCCACGCGATGGCGGTCGGTGACCGTTTCACGGTGCTGAACCGGGGCAAGACGCTAGGCACCGCCGCGCGCGGAGAGATCACCCCGGAAGAGTTGCAGGACCTTATGGCCGGAGGTCAGGAGATGGCGCAGTTGGAAGGCTCACTGGGTGGGACAGTCTGATGACGCCGGGCGGGCATTGGTTTTCTGAGGCCGACGTCTCGGCCGAGGCGTTCCTGGCGCTGGTGGGCCAACGCCTTGCCCCCGCGCAGGTGCCCCACGCGGCCCGGATCGAGGCCAATGTTCCGGTCTATGATGTGCAGGCAGGGGCAGCGGACGGCGGCGTGCTCAACCAATCCGCGCGCTGGGCTTTGATGGCAGAGTGGATGTGGGTCCTGCGGGACGGTCCGGGCGTGCTGAAGATCGAAAACTCCTACCGCGACCCGAGCGTGATCGACGCGGCCACGGCCATTTTCGAGCGGATCATCACGGAGGAGGCCGAAGCCGAAATGGGCGGCGGCGATCACTTTGCCAAGGCGGGACATAACGCAAGGATCTGGAACGCGCTGGAAAAGCTGTGTCGCGCGGACCCGGAGGTATTCGCCCGTTACCACGGCTGCGCCGCCATCGACGCGGTGTCGGAAGCATGGCTCGGCCCGTGGTATCAGATGACCGCGCAGGTCAACGTGGTGCGGCCCGGGGGGGCGGCGCAGACGGCACATCGCGATTATCATCTGGGCTTCATGTCGGAGGGGCACGCGGGCACATTCCCGCCCCATGCCCACGCGCTGTCACCGATGTTGACGTTGCAAGGCGGCGTCGCCCATGGCGAGGTGCCCGTGGCGGCGGGGCCCACGAAGCTGTTGCCGTTTTCGCAGGCGTTCCTGCCCGGCTACCTGGCGTTTCACCGGACGCCGTTCCGGCAGATTTTCGAGGACCGCCATGTGCAGCTTCCCCTGGCCAAGGGCGATCTGATTTTCTTCAACCCGGCGCTGTTCCACGGGGCCGGTGCGAACCGTACGCAAGATGTGCAGCGCATGGTGAACCTGTTTCAGGTCTCGTCGTGCATGGGCCGCGCGATGGAGATGGTGGACCGGGATGCGATGTGCCGGATGCTCTACCCCGTGGTGCAACGGCTTTCGGTGACGGGCCAGTTCGCGCCGGGGGGCATGGATGCCGCGATCAATGCCGCGGCCGAGGGCTATGCGTTTCCCACGCATCTCGATAGTGATCCGCCCAACGGGGGGCTGGCACCGGAAAGCATGCTGCTTCTTTTCCGCCGGGCGCTGAAAGAGGGCATGGTCCCGGAGGCGTTCGAGGTGGCCCTGACCGAATTGGCAGCAAGGAGAGCCGGATGACATTGTTACGCAAACCCGATGGGGCGCACGGAAAGGTCCACGCGATCACGCCGGAAAGCGCGGGCTGGACCTATGTGGGGTTCGATCTGTGGAAGCTGGCGCCGGGTGAGGTTGCATCGGGGGGCGAGGCGAGCCGCGAGGTGATCCTTGTGGTCGTGGAAGGCCGGGTGCGCGTGGATGGATTGGGCGAGATGGGCCAGCGAATGTCTGTCTGGGAAAAGTCCCCGCCAGCCTGCGCCTACATGCCGGGCCCCTGGCGTGTGGAGGCGCTGAGCGACTGTGTGCTGGCGGTGTGTTCCGCTCCTGGTGACGGAGCGCGACCCGCGCAGGCCCTGGGGCCGGAGGGAATCGTAATGGAGGACCGGGGCGAAGGCACGAACCTGCGCCATATTCACAATATCGCCATGGAGGGCCGCGACGTGGCCGACAGCCTGTTGGTCACCGAAGTGTTCACGCCCGCAGGCCATTGGTCCAGCTATCCGCCGCACCGTCACGATGAAGACGACTATCCCCGGATCACGCATCTGGAAGAGACCTATTATCATCGCCTGAACCCGGCCAAGGGGTTCGGCATCCAGCGGGTGTTCACCGAGGACGGCACGTTGGATGAAACGATGGCGGTGGCCGACGGCGACGTGGTGCTGGTGCCGCGTGGTCACCACCCCTGCGGCGCGCCCTACGGGGTGGAGATGTACTACCTGAACGTCATGGCGGGACCGCTGCGCAAGTGGCGCTTTGCTGCGCATCTGGATTATGAACATCTGATGTAAGCGGCCAGATCCTTGCAAGGATCTGTGCAAACCCTTGCAAGGAATTTGGGCGCTAGGTGGCGCGGGCGGCGTCAAGCGCCGCGCGCAGGGTGGCGCGGTCGCCGATATGATTGGCGAGGATCAGTATCAGGCGGGCGTTCAGCGCGTCGGATTGCTCTTTCGACAGGCCCTCGTGGGCGGCAAGAAGCTCATCATAGAAGCCATCGGGGTCGGGGATGTTGGGTAGCGTGTTCAGCGTCATGTCTGGGCCGTTGCGGTTTTGAGGGCGGAGGTGATCTGCGCGGGCGTGGCGGTGTCCCAGCGGGCGGCGACGTGTTGGTCCGGGCGGATCAGGTAGAGCGCATGGGGCGCGTCGCCCAGGTAGCGGTCGCGTATCTCCGGGGTAATGGCCGGGCCGGATAGGCGGATGGTGTTGAGGCTGATCCCATCTATGCGCAGGCCGGTATTGGGGGCGTCGGTGTTGAGCGCCAGCAGAGTGAATCCAGCGTTCAGAAGGTCCAAGAGGTGGGTTTCACCGAGGGAGCCTGCGGTATGCAACGGCGCATCGGGGCAGGGGCTGCCGGGGCGGGTGCAGGCGGGCCCATGGGGCAGCGCATCGGGGGTGTTGAGGGACAGGCCGTCGTAGGTGCAAGGCACCGAGAGTCTGCCCGAATTCACCATCGGCCGGGCAAAAGCGTGGTCCTTCGCCAGCGTGAGCACGGCGTTGCGGAAGATCTTCGACATCTCGGTTTTCGGCGTCAGGAAATCCGTGGCGCGGGTGGAGTTGAGGATGTTCTCATCGGCGCCGTAAGCGCGTTCCTCGTGGTAGCTGTCCAGCAGCGCCTCGGGGGCCTGACCCTTCAGGACGAGATCCAGTTTCCACGCGAGGTTGTCGGCGTCTTGCATGCCCGAATTGGCCCCACGCGCCCCGAAAGGAGAGACCTGATGGGCGGCGTCACCGGCAAAGATCACGCGCCCGTGGCGGAAACGCTCCATCCGGCGGCACTGGAAGGTGTAGATCGAGGTCCAGACCAGATCGTACTGCGTGCCTGCGGGCAGGAATTCGTCGATGCGGTTGCGGATCTTTTCTTCCGAGAGTTCCGCCGCTCGGTCGATGTCCCAGCCAAGCTGGAAATCGATGCGCCAGACGTCATCGGGTTGTTTGTGAAGGAGGGCGGATTGGGGCGCGTTCGACAGAGGGGGCTCGAACCAGAACCAGCGCTCGGTCGGGAAGGGGGCGGTCATTTTGACGTCGGCGATGAGGAAATTATCTTCGAACACGCGGCCTTTGAAATCGAGGCCCATCATGTCACGGGTGGGGGAGCGGGCGCCGTCGCAGGCGATGACGTAGTCCGCCGTGGCCGTGTATGGCCCGTCGGGCGTGTCGATGGTCAGGGTGACGCGATCCGCGTCCTGCTCAAGCTTGAGCACCTGATTTCTGCCCCTGATTTCAATGGGTTGTGATTTTGACTGTGCATTGCGCAGGGCATCGACAAGGAATTTCTCGAAGTAGGGTTGTTGCAGGTTGATGAAGGCTGGGTTGCGGTGGCCGTCCTCTGGCAGGAGGTTAAAATCGTAAATTTCATGCGCGCCGTGGAACACGCGACCGACGTTCCAGACCACGCCCTTGTCGCGCATGGGGGCGCCCGCGCCGAGGCGGTCGGCGATTTCCAGCGTGCGCTTGGCGAAACAGATGGCACGTGAGCCTTGGCCGACGCCGTCGTGATCATCGAGGATCAGCGCAGGCGTGCCTTTTTGCGCCAGGTCGAGGCCGGTTGCCACGCCGATGGGGCCGCCGCCGATGATGATGACGGGGTGGTGGGCCGTGCGCCGTTGGTCAGGGACGGGCGCGTAGGGGTAGAGTTTGTGGGCGAGGGCGTAGGTGGCTCCGACCATGGGGATCTCCGACTGAAGGGGTTGGGGCGGATTTCTTTTTGGGTAAACCGGGAAGCTCGCCGCTGGAGCGCTAACCTGGTTTCCGGTTGGGGTCAGCCCTGCAATTGCTCCCACATCTCCAGGTCGCGTTTGTCGGTCCAGATGCGGGGGTGGGTTATGCCGCGGGCCTCGTCGTAGGCGCGGGCGACGTTGAACGGCAGGCAGTGCTCGTAGATTGCGTAATCGGCGAATTTGGGGTCGCAGGCCTCGCGGACGGCGTCCCAGGCGTCTTTCAGGGTGCCGTTTTTCGCCGCGACGCGGGCGGCGGGGGCGTAGGTGGAGTTGACGAAATCGCGGGTGGAGGCGATGGCGCGGGTCGTCGCCTCGGACCCGATCAGCGCGCCGCCACGACCGGGTGCGATGGCGTCGGGTTGGAAAGCGGCGATGTTGTCAAGGGTGTTGCCCCAGTCGGCGAAGTGGCCGTCGCCGCAGTAGCAGGCGGAGTGATCCTCGACGATGTCGCCGGTGAAGAGAACGTTGGCATCAGGCACGTGAATGACGGCGTCGCCTGCGGTGTGGGCGCGGCCGATGTGGGAGATATCGACGCGGCGGGAGCCGAGGTAGACGGTCATGGCATCTGAGAAGGTTGTTGTGGGGTAGGTGAGGCCGGGGATGCTTTCGTGGCCTTCGAACAGGCGGGGGAAGCGTTGGAATTCGCTGTCCCAATCTTCCTGCCCGCGTTCGACCACCATGGAGCGCGCGACATCAGACATGATGATCTGGTCGGCGTCATAGGCGGAGGCGCCGAGAACGCGGACGGCGTGGTAGTGGGTGAGGACGAGGTGGCTGATCGGCTTGTCGGTCACGGTACGGACGCAATCGATGACTTTCTGTGCGAGGCGGGGCGTGGCCTGCGCCTCTACGATCATGACGCTGTCGTCGCCGATGATGACGCCGGAGTTGGGATCGCCCTCGGCGGTGAAGGCATAGAGGCCGTCGCCGATTTCATCGAAGGTGATGGTTTTCTCGGTCATGTCGCCTTGGGATGCGAAGGCTTTGGCCATGGGACTTTTCCTTTAAGGGTTGTGCTTGGGGCCGGGGGAGGGAGCCGCCCCTATCGGCGGGGGACCCGCCTTCCGGCAATGGGCTGGGATATTTGAAGAACGGGGAAGGGGTCAGGTCTGGAAGGGATCATCGAGGGCGGGCAGGACTTTTCCGACACAAGGGCCGAAGCCGATCTGGTAGCCGTCACCCTTGGCGGCACCGTGCAGCGCGAGGGTGTCGCCATCCTCGATGAAGGTGCGAGGGCCGGATTGAGTTTCGAGAGGCTCTTTGCCGCCCCAGGAGAGTTCCAGCAGCGAGCCGCGGTTTTGTCTTTCGGGGCCGGAGATGGTGCCGGTGCCAAGCAGGTCGCCGGTGCGCATCGGAGAGCCTGCGGTGGCATGGTGGGCCAGTTGCTGGGCGGAGGAATAGTAGAGTTCGTTGGCGTTGGTGTGGGCGATGTCTTCGCCGTTCAGGCTTACGCGCAGGGAGATGTCATGGTTCATCGGCGTGGTGTCCGCGAGGTGCGGAAGAAGGGGCACTTCACGCGGTGGGGTCGCGGTGCGGAAGGGTTTGAGGGCGGCGGCAGTCACGATCCAGGGGCTGATCGTGGTGGCTGTCGCTTTGGCCTGGAACGGGCCGAGGGGTTGGTATTCCCAGGCCTGGATATCGCGTGCAGACCAGTCGTTGAGCAGGACGTAGCCGAAGATATTGGCATCGGCTTGGTCGACGGTCAGGGGGCCATCCGAGGGCGTCCCGACGATGGCGCCCAGTTCCAGTTCGATGTCGAAGCGGCGAGAGGGGGCGAAGGTAGGGGTGTCGGCGTCGGGGGCTTTGAGTTGGCCCCAAGGGCGGCGGATGTCGGTGCCAGAGACCACGACGGACGACGCGCGGCCGTTGTAGCCAATGGGCATGTGCAGCCAGTTCGGGGGCAGCGCGTTTTCCGCGCCCCGGAACATGGTGCCGACGTTGGTGGCGTGGTGTCGCCCGGCGTAGAAGTCTGTGTATTCCGCGACCTTGAAGGGCATATGCAGCGTGGCCTGTGCCATTGGGACGGAAAAGGTGGTGATGAGGTCCTGAACCTCTTCGCTGGCGTCTTGGGCGAGGATCGCGGTCAGGGCCAGGCGGTAGGCGTGCCAAACATCGGGACCCAACTCCATGAAATCGTTCCAGAATGGCGCGTCGAGCACGTCGGCGTCGGGGTCGGCGCGCAGGTGGCCCGCGGCCTCCAGCCCCGTCACATCCACGATGCGGTCGCCGATGGCCACGCCACACCGCAGGTCGCCGTCGTCCACGGAAAAGACGCCGTAGGGCAGGTTGTTGAGGGGAAACTCGGCCTCGGGGGTGTTGGCGGAGGGGAGCCAGCTTTGGATCAGGTCGGACATGGGTGGCTTTCGGTTTGCGTGGGACAGGTCGGCCCTGCGGGGCGAGTTGTATCGGGCAAGATGAAGGGACGGGTCAGCGTGGGGCGTCGGGTTGGTTTTCCGGCGCGGCGGCTTGGATTTCGGGGATGGCGAGGCATGCAGCTTCGATCCGGGCGATCTTGGGGTAGGGGGTGAGGTCAACGCCCCAGCGGTGGGCGTTATAGACCTGCGCGGTGATGCAGAGGTCTGCGAGGTCGGGCGTATCGCCGAAGGCGAAGGTTTGCGTCGCGCCAGAGGCGGGCTCATGAGTGGTATCGGGCAGCAGGTCCTCGATGGCGGCGAAGCCCTCGGCCATCCAGTGGCACATCCAGTCTTGTGCGTCATCTGCCGTGGCGTTGAAGCGGGATTTCAGCTGGCCCACGACCCGCAGGTTGTTAACTGGATGGATATCGGTGGCCACTGTCAGCGCGACGGCGAGTTGCCTGGCACGCGCCGCCGGGTCGCCCGAGAGCATGGGCGGGTCGGGATAGGTGGCGTCGAGAAAGTCGATGATCGCAAGGCTTTGTGTCAGGATGGTGCCGTCGTCCAGTTGCAGGGTCGGCACGCCTTTGCCGGGGTTCAAGGCGGCGTAATCGGGCGCGCGTTGGTCGCCTGTGACGAGGTCCACGGTGCGTTGTGAATAGGCAACGCGCTTGAGGTTCAAGGCCGCGCGGACGCGGTAAGACGTGGTGGAGCGCCAGTAGGAATAGAGGATCATTTGGCGTCCAGAAGCATTTCGAAGCCGCCGAAGACCATGCGTTTGCCGTCAACCAGGTCGGATTGCATCACCTCGCCCATCTCAGGCTCGGCCCAGACGGCCTCATGCGCGGCGGCGCTGGTGGCTGCGTCGGGGAATTCCATCCAGGAAAAAACGACCGTCTCATCGGCCGCGGCCTCAACCGCGCGAGGGAAAGAAGTGCGCTTACCCGGTTCAAGGCCTGGTCCCCATGTTTCGACACAGCGGGTCGCGCCGTGTTTGAGGTAAAGGGAAGCAATCTGTTTGACCGCAGTGACGTATTCGTCCTTGCGAGCGGTTTTGACAGGGATGAGAAAGCCGTCGATGTGCATCTTTGATGTATCCTGTTGAGGGCGGCCCAAGCTGAGGCCCGGTCTGGGCTTAGGCTACTTCTTCCCCGGCGTGCCGTCGAACTTCTTCTCCAGCGTCTCCCAACAGTAGATGTAGTCGTCTTGCAGCGGCGCCTCGGTCGCGGCGAAGGGGGTGAGGTGTTGGGGAAAGCGGGTCTCGAACATGAAGGACATTGTGTTGTCGAGCTTCTCGGCCTTCAGGTCGGCGTTTGACGCCCCCTCGAACGCCTGTTGATCGGGGCCATGGGGGATCATCATGTTGTGGAGCGAGATGCCGCCCGGCACGAAGCCCTTCGGTTTGGCGTCGTATTGGCCGTAGATGTTGCCCATCAACTCGCTCATGATGTTCTTGTGATACCAGGGCGGGCGGAATGTATCCTCGGCCACCATCCAGCGTTCGCGAAACAGCACGAAGTCGATATTGGCGGTGCCCGGCTGGCCAGAGGGCGCGGTGAGAACGGTGAAGATCGACGGATCGGGATGGTCGAACAGGATCGCGCCGACGGGGCAGTAGGTTTTCAGGTCGTATTTGTAGGGCGCGTAATTGCCGTGCCAGGCCACCACGTCCAGCGGGGATTGAGCGATTTTGGAGGTGTGGAACTGGCCGCACCACTTGATGGTGATGGTGGAGGGGACTTCGCGGTCCTCGTAAGCGGCCACGGGGGCCTTGAAGTCGCGCGGGTTGGCCATGCAGTTGGCGCCGATCGGGCCGCGGCCCGGAAGCTCGAACTTCTGGCCGTAGTTTTCGCAGACGAAGCCGCGGGCGGGGCCGTCCAGCACCTCCACCCGGTAGACGAGGCCGCGCGGGATAATCGCGATTTCCTGAGGTTCGACGTCGATGATGCCCAGTTCCGTGGCGAAGCGCAGGCGGCCTTCTTGCGGGACTACAAGCATCTCACTGTCTGCGGAGAAGAAGTATTCGTCCTGCATGGA
It contains:
- the maiA gene encoding maleylacetoacetate isomerase, whose amino-acid sequence is MILYSYWRSTTSYRVRAALNLKRVAYSQRTVDLVTGDQRAPDYAALNPGKGVPTLQLDDGTILTQSLAIIDFLDATYPDPPMLSGDPAARARQLAVALTVATDIHPVNNLRVVGQLKSRFNATADDAQDWMCHWMAEGFAAIEDLLPDTTHEPASGATQTFAFGDTPDLADLCITAQVYNAHRWGVDLTPYPKIARIEAACLAIPEIQAAAPENQPDAPR
- the iolB gene encoding 5-deoxy-glucuronate isomerase, coding for MTLLRKPDGAHGKVHAITPESAGWTYVGFDLWKLAPGEVASGGEASREVILVVVEGRVRVDGLGEMGQRMSVWEKSPPACAYMPGPWRVEALSDCVLAVCSAPGDGARPAQALGPEGIVMEDRGEGTNLRHIHNIAMEGRDVADSLLVTEVFTPAGHWSSYPPHRHDEDDYPRITHLEETYYHRLNPAKGFGIQRVFTEDGTLDETMAVADGDVVLVPRGHHPCGAPYGVEMYYLNVMAGPLRKWRFAAHLDYEHLM
- a CDS encoding phytanoyl-CoA dioxygenase family protein, whose amino-acid sequence is MTPGGHWFSEADVSAEAFLALVGQRLAPAQVPHAARIEANVPVYDVQAGAADGGVLNQSARWALMAEWMWVLRDGPGVLKIENSYRDPSVIDAATAIFERIITEEAEAEMGGGDHFAKAGHNARIWNALEKLCRADPEVFARYHGCAAIDAVSEAWLGPWYQMTAQVNVVRPGGAAQTAHRDYHLGFMSEGHAGTFPPHAHALSPMLTLQGGVAHGEVPVAAGPTKLLPFSQAFLPGYLAFHRTPFRQIFEDRHVQLPLAKGDLIFFNPALFHGAGANRTQDVQRMVNLFQVSSCMGRAMEMVDRDAMCRMLYPVVQRLSVTGQFAPGGMDAAINAAAEGYAFPTHLDSDPPNGGLAPESMLLLFRRALKEGMVPEAFEVALTELAARRAG
- a CDS encoding ATP-binding cassette domain-containing protein, giving the protein MTTFHHEAEMSAEPIVKMVDIEKHFGPVIALSGVSFDVKAGECHCLLGDNGAGKSTFIKTMSGVHKPTAGQILFEGQEMNFNSPRDSMEAGIATVYQDLAMIPLMSVTRNFWMGREPVKRFGMIDFDRANSTTMSEMKKMGINLRSPDQAVGTLSGGERQTVAIARAVYFGAKVLILDEPTSALGVRQTANVLATVDRVRKAGIGVVFITHNVRHAMAVGDRFTVLNRGKTLGTAARGEITPEELQDLMAGGQEMAQLEGSLGGTV
- a CDS encoding FAD-dependent oxidoreductase produces the protein MVGATYALAHKLYPYAPVPDQRRTAHHPVIIIGGGPIGVATGLDLAQKGTPALILDDHDGVGQGSRAICFAKRTLEIADRLGAGAPMRDKGVVWNVGRVFHGAHEIYDFNLLPEDGHRNPAFINLQQPYFEKFLVDALRNAQSKSQPIEIRGRNQVLKLEQDADRVTLTIDTPDGPYTATADYVIACDGARSPTRDMMGLDFKGRVFEDNFLIADVKMTAPFPTERWFWFEPPLSNAPQSALLHKQPDDVWRIDFQLGWDIDRAAELSEEKIRNRIDEFLPAGTQYDLVWTSIYTFQCRRMERFRHGRVIFAGDAAHQVSPFGARGANSGMQDADNLAWKLDLVLKGQAPEALLDSYHEERAYGADENILNSTRATDFLTPKTEMSKIFRNAVLTLAKDHAFARPMVNSGRLSVPCTYDGLSLNTPDALPHGPACTRPGSPCPDAPLHTAGSLGETHLLDLLNAGFTLLALNTDAPNTGLRIDGISLNTIRLSGPAITPEIRDRYLGDAPHALYLIRPDQHVAARWDTATPAQITSALKTATAQT
- a CDS encoding DUF1428 domain-containing protein, which codes for MHIDGFLIPVKTARKDEYVTAVKQIASLYLKHGATRCVETWGPGLEPGKRTSFPRAVEAAADETVVFSWMEFPDAATSAAAHEAVWAEPEMGEVMQSDLVDGKRMVFGGFEMLLDAK
- a CDS encoding ABC transporter permease, with amino-acid sequence MSDTEPVAAGGPDDERIKDQGGFRKWLIRPELGGIVGIIAVFAFFGVLAGDSGMFNAQGILNWSQVSAQFMIIAVGACMLMVAGEFDLSVGSMIGFAGISIAMFGVVWGLPMWVAILITFAICIAIGAINGLIVVRTGLPSFIVTLAFLFILRGFTIFIPQTVESRTIIGGIEEAAQGDWLASIFYVDIMQWLFIWLADIGLVDTFQRGTREGEPVVTGIPMLIVWAIVLVIIGHTILTRTRFGNWIFAAGGDAQAARYVGVPVDRVKILMFMMTAFCSTVFACCQVFEFGTAAADRGILKEFEAIIAVVIGGALLTGGYGSVVGAALGAVIFGVVQQGLFFAGVENSLFRVFLGMILLFAVILNTYVRRIITGER
- a CDS encoding MBL fold metallo-hydrolase, encoding MAKAFASQGDMTEKTITFDEIGDGLYAFTAEGDPNSGVIIGDDSVMIVEAQATPRLAQKVIDCVRTVTDKPISHLVLTHYHAVRVLGASAYDADQIIMSDVARSMVVERGQEDWDSEFQRFPRLFEGHESIPGLTYPTTTFSDAMTVYLGSRRVDISHIGRAHTAGDAVIHVPDANVLFTGDIVEDHSACYCGDGHFADWGNTLDNIAAFQPDAIAPGRGGALIGSEATTRAIASTRDFVNSTYAPAARVAAKNGTLKDAWDAVREACDPKFADYAIYEHCLPFNVARAYDEARGITHPRIWTDKRDLEMWEQLQG
- the fahA gene encoding fumarylacetoacetase, with protein sequence MSDLIQSWLPSANTPEAEFPLNNLPYGVFSVDDGDLRCGVAIGDRIVDVTGLEAAGHLRADPDADVLDAPFWNDFMELGPDVWHAYRLALTAILAQDASEEVQDLITTFSVPMAQATLHMPFKVAEYTDFYAGRHHATNVGTMFRGAENALPPNWLHMPIGYNGRASSVVVSGTDIRRPWGQLKAPDADTPTFAPSRRFDIELELGAIVGTPSDGPLTVDQADANIFGYVLLNDWSARDIQAWEYQPLGPFQAKATATTISPWIVTAAALKPFRTATPPREVPLLPHLADTTPMNHDISLRVSLNGEDIAHTNANELYYSSAQQLAHHATAGSPMRTGDLLGTGTISGPERQNRGSLLELSWGGKEPLETQSGPRTFIEDGDTLALHGAAKGDGYQIGFGPCVGKVLPALDDPFQT
- a CDS encoding DUF2783 domain-containing protein yields the protein MTLNTLPNIPDPDGFYDELLAAHEGLSKEQSDALNARLILILANHIGDRATLRAALDAARAT
- a CDS encoding sugar ABC transporter substrate-binding protein, which encodes MNALIKTMAVTAVSAVALMGATAVHAEGERYVLVSHAPDSDSWWNTIRNALALAGEQMNVEVEYRNPPTGDIADMARLIEQAAASGPDGIITTLADPTVLSDSIQAAVDAGIDVIIMNSGTPEQAREVGALMYVGQPEYDAGFAAGQRAAGDGVTSFLCVNHVISNPVVAERCNGFADGLGVDLGDSMIDAGQDPAEIQNRVIAYLTANPETDGILTLGPTSADPTILALEEMGLAGDIYFGTFDLGENIVQGIRDGVIEWGIDQQPFLQAYLPVVVLTNYHRYGVLPGNNINSGPGFITADGLEMVEALAGEYR